One segment of Dolichospermum sp. DET69 DNA contains the following:
- a CDS encoding molecular chaperone DnaJ, translated as MARKTKTTSSTTVTPLALSDLHLQLDGLEKEHQSLLKQIKKKRTELNNFVEKMRSLATEVFHKVSPNMKTMAELDEEIHGLFAEILTAKKLGKQTQKNIESLYRSLQMGGIISYKAIDEDELFEEHEDQENHQRRRQFWEAQQDSESTHGGRADDSKKVRQTFLRLAEIFHPDKVKDNETQMFHTEIMKEINKAYQEGDLARLLEIERQHELGEIVDNNSEDDLTRRCKNIEQQNQILKNQYEKLKQELRLVKDTPEGAMVANYKKAAKQGIDAVELMLETIQSQTKIVAEIRDFVKDFKDKKITIKEFISGPESLRSMQQDMMEELMEKMMEEFGDMMNSN; from the coding sequence ATGGCACGTAAAACAAAAACAACATCCTCAACTACAGTTACTCCTCTAGCATTATCTGATTTACACCTTCAGCTAGATGGTTTGGAGAAAGAACACCAATCTCTATTAAAGCAGATTAAAAAAAAGCGCACAGAACTGAATAACTTTGTTGAAAAAATGCGTTCGTTAGCGACAGAGGTATTTCATAAAGTTAGTCCTAATATGAAAACAATGGCAGAATTAGATGAAGAAATTCATGGTTTATTTGCCGAAATTTTAACTGCAAAAAAGTTGGGAAAACAAACCCAAAAAAATATAGAATCGCTTTACAGAAGTTTGCAAATGGGAGGAATTATTAGTTATAAAGCTATTGATGAAGATGAACTATTTGAAGAACATGAAGATCAAGAAAATCATCAACGTCGTCGGCAATTTTGGGAAGCACAACAAGATTCAGAATCTACCCATGGAGGTAGAGCAGATGATTCAAAAAAAGTGCGGCAAACATTTTTGCGGTTAGCAGAAATTTTTCACCCCGATAAGGTTAAAGATAATGAAACGCAAATGTTCCATACAGAAATTATGAAAGAAATTAATAAAGCTTACCAAGAAGGAGATTTAGCACGACTTTTAGAAATTGAACGTCAGCATGAACTAGGGGAAATAGTTGATAATAATAGCGAAGATGATTTAACTCGCAGATGTAAAAATATAGAACAACAAAATCAAATTCTTAAAAATCAGTATGAGAAATTGAAGCAGGAACTAAGGTTAGTGAAAGATACCCCGGAAGGAGCGATGGTTGCTAATTACAAAAAAGCAGCTAAACAGGGGATTGATGCTGTTGAACTCATGCTAGAAACTATCCAATCTCAAACTAAAATAGTTGCTGAGATTCGTGATTTCGTCAAAGATTTTAAAGATAAAAAAATCACTATTAAGGAATTTATTTCTGGGCCAGAAAGTCTCCGTTCTATGCAGCAGGATATGATGGAAGAATTGATGGAAAAAATGATGGAAGAATTCGGGGACATGATGAATTCTAACTAA
- the hpnK gene encoding hopanoid biosynthesis-associated protein HpnK has protein sequence MPNLIINADDFGFSSSVNVAIIKAHEEGILTSTSLMVSGDAAQEAIALAKNHPHLAVGLHLVLVCGKSVLSPSQIPHLVDSQGNFSNNPTQAGLNYQFNQATRAELRLEIYAQLAKFRDSGLNLSHVDGHLHLHVHPVILNILTELAAEFKIKFIRLPSEELSKNLKIDKCNLLIKIVWSIVFGQLRRYGEGLLKAHNIKFADKVYGLLQTGDMSEKYLLALIPQIEAELVEIYAHPDLVNTGINSGGEVELAALLSQRVRELLTRNGFELSNYQQLI, from the coding sequence ATGCCCAATTTAATTATTAATGCTGATGATTTTGGCTTTTCTTCTAGTGTGAATGTAGCGATTATTAAAGCGCACGAGGAAGGTATTTTAACTAGCACTAGTTTAATGGTAAGTGGTGATGCTGCACAAGAGGCGATCGCTTTGGCAAAAAATCATCCTCATTTAGCAGTTGGGTTACATTTAGTTTTGGTTTGCGGTAAATCTGTTTTATCACCTTCGCAAATTCCCCATTTAGTAGACTCGCAAGGTAATTTTTCCAATAATCCCACCCAAGCAGGATTAAACTATCAATTTAATCAAGCTACTCGTGCAGAATTGCGGTTAGAAATATATGCTCAATTAGCAAAGTTTCGTGATTCTGGTTTAAATCTCTCTCATGTTGATGGACATTTACATCTTCATGTACATCCCGTAATTTTAAATATTTTAACAGAACTTGCCGCAGAATTTAAGATTAAATTCATCCGTTTACCCTCAGAAGAACTAAGTAAAAATCTCAAAATTGATAAATGCAATTTACTAATTAAAATAGTTTGGTCTATTGTCTTTGGACAATTACGTCGTTATGGAGAAGGTCTATTAAAAGCGCACAATATTAAATTTGCTGATAAGGTTTATGGATTGTTACAAACTGGTGACATGAGTGAAAAATATTTACTGGCTTTAATACCGCAAATAGAAGCCGAATTAGTAGAAATTTATGCTCATCCTGATTTAGTAAATACTGGTATAAATAGCGGTGGTGAGGTAGAATTAGCGGCTTTGTTGAGTCAGCGAGTGCGGGAATTGTTGACTAGGAATGGTTTTGAATTAAGCAATTATCAGCAGTTAATTTAA
- the hpnJ gene encoding hopanoid biosynthesis associated radical SAM protein HpnJ, whose translation MKTTLFLSPPSFDGFDGGAGARYQAKREITSFWYPTWLAQPAALVPGSRLVDAPPHGQTVDDVLKIAKDYELVIMHTSTPSLANDVKCAETIKEQNPNVQIGFVGAHVAVLPEETLRENPVIDFVCRNEFDYTCKELAEGKPWDEIKGLSYRDKLGNIHQTEERPLIHDWDAMPSVLPVYARDLDISKYFIGYLQHPYISFYTGRGCPAKCTFCLWPQTIGGHLYRHKSPDAVGREMEEAKVLFGDKVREYMFDDDTFTIDKHRAIAISKHMKRLNLTWSCNARANLDYDTLKTLRDNGLRLLLVGFESGNQEVLNNIKKGIKLEVAREFMKNCHKLGITVHGTFIIGLPIETPETVEETIRFACELSPHTIQVSIAAPYPGTELYDQAREKGWFANESLVASSGIQTSTLQYPTLSSAEIEDSVEQMYRKFYFRPKAIIPIVREMLGDRQMLVRRLREGKEFFAYLKERRIQALAR comes from the coding sequence ATGAAAACTACTTTATTTCTAAGTCCACCATCTTTTGATGGGTTTGATGGTGGTGCGGGGGCGCGGTATCAAGCAAAACGGGAAATTACGTCTTTTTGGTATCCGACCTGGTTAGCACAACCAGCAGCGTTAGTTCCAGGCAGTAGGTTAGTTGATGCACCCCCCCATGGTCAAACTGTGGATGATGTGCTGAAAATTGCTAAAGATTACGAATTGGTAATTATGCACACCAGTACACCTTCTTTGGCTAATGATGTTAAGTGTGCTGAAACTATCAAAGAGCAAAATCCCAATGTGCAAATTGGCTTTGTAGGGGCGCACGTTGCGGTTTTACCAGAGGAAACTTTGCGGGAAAATCCGGTAATTGATTTTGTTTGTCGCAATGAGTTTGATTATACCTGTAAGGAGTTGGCAGAAGGAAAACCTTGGGATGAAATCAAGGGTTTGAGTTACCGGGATAAGTTGGGGAATATCCACCAAACTGAGGAACGTCCTTTGATTCATGACTGGGATGCTATGCCCAGTGTGTTGCCAGTTTATGCTCGTGATTTGGATATTAGCAAATATTTTATTGGCTATTTGCAACATCCTTACATTTCTTTTTATACTGGGCGCGGTTGTCCGGCAAAATGCACTTTTTGTTTATGGCCGCAAACTATTGGTGGACATTTGTACCGTCATAAAAGCCCTGATGCGGTAGGACGAGAAATGGAAGAAGCCAAGGTTTTGTTTGGGGACAAGGTGCGGGAGTATATGTTTGATGATGATACTTTTACCATTGACAAACATCGAGCGATCGCTATTAGTAAACACATGAAGCGACTCAATTTAACTTGGAGTTGCAATGCTCGTGCTAATTTGGATTATGATACTCTCAAAACTTTACGAGATAACGGTTTAAGGTTGTTATTAGTAGGTTTTGAATCTGGTAATCAAGAAGTTCTCAATAATATCAAAAAAGGCATTAAGCTAGAAGTGGCGAGAGAATTTATGAAGAATTGCCACAAACTCGGTATCACTGTCCATGGAACTTTTATTATTGGATTGCCAATAGAAACTCCAGAAACTGTAGAAGAAACAATTCGCTTTGCTTGTGAATTGAGTCCCCATACAATTCAAGTTTCTATCGCTGCACCTTATCCTGGTACAGAATTGTATGACCAAGCCAGAGAAAAAGGTTGGTTTGCGAATGAGTCTTTAGTCGCAAGTTCCGGTATTCAAACTTCAACTTTGCAATATCCAACTCTTTCGAGTGCGGAAATTGAAGATTCAGTTGAACAAATGTATCGCAAGTTTTACTTCCGTCCGAAAGCCATTATTCCGATTGTGCGGGAAATGCTTGGTGATAGACAAATGTTAGTGCGTCGTTTGCGAGAAGGTAAAGAGTTTTTTGCTTATTTGAAAGAACGTCGAATTCAAGCTTTAGCTAGATAA
- a CDS encoding phytoene/squalene synthase family protein — protein MDLRGDALQILKDTSRTFYIPISILPSGLQEAVASAYLCMRAIDQIEDDPNLDNVTKKRLLQNISLTLQAGIDGFPLDAFAVGFKGYENSLQEVSLRIREWSILAPESIAPRIWDATAAMADRMAYWADRNWQIENEADLDRYTFGVAGAVGLLLSDLWNWYDGTQSNRTQAIGFGRGLQAVNILRNNSEDLTRGVNFFPVGWDNDNLQKYARRNLILADAYTNSLPKGPALQFCQIPLALAHGTLDALANGKEKLSRSDVVSLIENLMGVNAKAS, from the coding sequence ATGGATTTACGTGGAGATGCGTTGCAAATCCTTAAAGACACTAGTAGAACTTTTTATATCCCAATTAGTATTTTACCATCAGGATTGCAAGAAGCGGTGGCATCAGCATACTTGTGTATGCGCGCCATTGACCAAATTGAAGATGATCCAAATTTGGATAATGTGACTAAAAAACGTCTGTTACAAAATATTAGTCTGACATTGCAAGCGGGAATAGATGGTTTTCCTCTTGATGCTTTCGCTGTAGGATTTAAAGGTTACGAAAATTCTTTACAAGAAGTCAGTTTACGGATTAGAGAATGGTCAATATTAGCACCTGAAAGCATTGCTCCGCGAATTTGGGATGCAACGGCCGCAATGGCTGACAGAATGGCTTATTGGGCTGATAGAAATTGGCAAATAGAAAATGAAGCGGATTTAGACCGTTATACCTTTGGAGTAGCTGGTGCTGTCGGCTTGTTACTCTCAGATTTATGGAACTGGTATGATGGAACTCAAAGCAACCGGACTCAAGCCATAGGATTTGGTAGAGGTTTGCAAGCGGTAAATATTCTGCGTAACAATTCTGAAGATTTAACCCGTGGGGTCAATTTTTTCCCGGTAGGTTGGGATAACGATAATCTCCAAAAATATGCCCGTCGTAATCTGATTTTAGCAGATGCCTATACCAACTCTTTGCCAAAGGGACCGGCTTTGCAATTTTGCCAAATTCCCCTAGCTTTAGCACATGGTACTCTAGATGCTTTGGCAAATGGTAAGGAAAAACTCAGTCGGAGTGATGTTGTTTCCCTGATTGAAAACCTCATGGGTGTGAATGCTAAGGCTAGTTAG
- a CDS encoding threonine synthase, which translates to MTQAITNLNQANTSILKALKCKECGAEYELKATHVCELCFGPLEVKYDYNALRSLVSRETIEAGPNSIWRYRHFLPVATDNYIDVGTGMTPLVRSHRLARRLGLNKLYIKNDAVNMPTLSFKDRVVSVALSRARELGFTTVSCASTGNLANSTAAIAAYAGLDCCVFIPSDLEAGKVIGSLIYSPTLMSVKGNYDQVNRLCSEVANTHGWGFVNINLRPYYSEGSKTLAFEVAEQLGWQLPDHIVAPLASGSLFTKIYKGFQEFVEVGLVEGKDVRFSGAQAEGCSPIATAFKEGRDFIQPVKPNTIAKSIAIGNPADGVYAVEIAQKTNGNIESVNDAEIIEGIKLLAETEGIFTETAGGTTVAVLKKLVEAGKIDPDETTVLYITGNGLKTQEAIQGYIGEPLTIEAKLDSFERALERSRTLDRLEWQQVLV; encoded by the coding sequence ATGACTCAGGCGATTACGAACCTCAACCAAGCGAACACTTCTATTCTCAAAGCCTTGAAGTGTAAAGAATGTGGAGCAGAATACGAACTTAAAGCCACTCATGTCTGTGAATTGTGTTTTGGACCATTGGAAGTCAAATATGATTACAATGCTTTGCGGAGCTTAGTTAGTAGAGAAACTATTGAAGCTGGTCCTAATTCCATTTGGCGTTACCGTCACTTTTTACCGGTGGCTACAGATAACTATATAGATGTAGGCACAGGAATGACTCCCTTGGTACGTTCCCACCGTCTTGCCCGTCGCCTGGGTTTAAATAAACTTTATATTAAAAATGATGCCGTCAATATGCCCACCCTGAGCTTTAAAGATCGGGTGGTGTCCGTTGCATTGAGCAGAGCGAGAGAATTAGGTTTTACTACGGTATCTTGTGCTAGTACAGGCAACTTAGCAAATTCTACCGCAGCGATCGCCGCCTACGCTGGTTTAGATTGTTGTGTATTCATTCCCTCTGATTTAGAAGCTGGTAAAGTCATCGGGAGCTTGATTTATAGTCCTACCCTAATGTCTGTTAAAGGCAACTATGATCAAGTTAATCGCCTTTGTTCAGAAGTTGCAAATACACATGGTTGGGGATTTGTCAATATTAACCTCCGTCCTTACTACTCTGAAGGTTCTAAGACATTAGCTTTTGAAGTAGCAGAACAATTAGGTTGGCAATTACCAGATCATATAGTTGCACCTTTAGCGTCTGGTTCTCTGTTCACCAAAATCTATAAAGGTTTCCAAGAATTTGTAGAAGTTGGTTTAGTGGAAGGGAAAGATGTTCGTTTTAGTGGCGCTCAAGCGGAAGGTTGTTCCCCCATTGCCACAGCTTTTAAAGAAGGTAGAGACTTTATTCAACCAGTTAAACCCAATACAATTGCCAAATCCATTGCTATTGGCAACCCCGCAGATGGAGTATATGCTGTAGAAATCGCTCAAAAAACCAACGGTAATATTGAATCAGTTAATGATGCTGAAATTATCGAAGGTATCAAACTATTAGCAGAAACCGAAGGCATTTTTACAGAAACCGCAGGTGGCACAACCGTTGCTGTTCTCAAAAAATTAGTAGAAGCTGGTAAAATTGATCCAGATGAAACTACAGTGCTTTACATCACTGGTAATGGTTTAAAAACCCAGGAAGCAATTCAAGGCTACATTGGCGAACCTTTAACAATTGAAGCTAAACTAGATAGTTTTGAACGGGCTTTAGAAAGATCCCGCACTTTGGATCGTTTAGAATGGCAGCAAGTTTTGGTTTAG
- a CDS encoding MoaD/ThiS family protein, with product MPIKVLVPTPLQKFTKNQPSLECSAGTIAELLDSLEADCPGIKGSLCDESGIPRRFVNFYLNSEDIRFLQGTATVLTDGDEVSIVPAIAGG from the coding sequence ATGCCCATAAAAGTTTTAGTTCCCACTCCTCTCCAAAAGTTTACAAAAAATCAACCTTCCCTAGAATGTAGTGCTGGCACAATTGCGGAATTGTTAGACTCCTTAGAAGCAGACTGTCCTGGTATCAAAGGGAGTTTATGTGATGAATCAGGAATACCCAGACGGTTTGTGAATTTTTATCTCAACAGCGAAGATATCCGCTTTTTACAAGGGACAGCAACAGTCCTTACTGATGGTGATGAAGTAAGTATTGTCCCTGCTATTGCAGGTGGTTGA
- a CDS encoding SpoIID/LytB domain-containing protein yields the protein MKFPLLLGNLFSEIKGRHWWIGILIWFALLAPAQASVILRVAIEREVKQVKVGASTTAIVKDSSGKILGQLPGMSAFAAQAVPGGVALDRWQSGLFWIEPTGKGFVYIGDRWFRGRTLVVPTSNGLTAVNWVDLEEYLYSVIGGEMDTSWPQEALKAQAIAARTYALYERERQRKNPVYDLGDSPDRWQIYKGVSSESPTTYNATDTTAGKVLTYNNQIILSVFHACSGGHTENVEDVWTSKEAYLRAVPDFDQNIKECNWVKTFTPGEISARISGVGNVKDMIIETLSPFKSVKTLKIIGDKGTKILAGEEVRTALRIKSTRFVVNKDANGGFVLQGLGFGHGLGMSQWGAYELAKRGANHLQILGYYYQGVALTPIQAR from the coding sequence ATGAAATTCCCATTGTTATTAGGCAATTTGTTTTCTGAGATTAAAGGTAGACATTGGTGGATAGGTATCCTGATTTGGTTTGCTTTACTTGCTCCTGCACAAGCATCTGTAATTCTGCGGGTGGCAATTGAAAGAGAAGTTAAACAGGTAAAAGTCGGTGCTTCTACAACCGCTATTGTTAAAGATAGTAGTGGTAAGATTCTCGGACAATTACCAGGAATGAGTGCATTTGCAGCTCAAGCAGTGCCGGGAGGAGTAGCTTTAGACAGGTGGCAATCGGGGTTATTTTGGATTGAACCCACTGGGAAAGGATTTGTTTATATTGGCGATCGCTGGTTTCGTGGTAGAACCTTAGTAGTACCGACAAGCAACGGTTTAACTGCTGTTAACTGGGTAGATTTAGAAGAATATCTCTACAGCGTCATTGGTGGAGAAATGGACACTAGCTGGCCACAAGAAGCCCTCAAAGCCCAAGCCATTGCTGCCCGTACCTATGCCCTTTATGAACGAGAAAGACAACGTAAAAATCCCGTTTATGACTTAGGAGATAGTCCAGATAGGTGGCAAATTTATAAAGGTGTCAGTAGTGAATCTCCCACAACCTACAACGCAACAGATACCACCGCAGGTAAAGTCTTAACATACAACAACCAAATCATTCTTTCTGTCTTTCACGCTTGTTCTGGTGGACACACCGAAAATGTCGAAGATGTCTGGACAAGCAAAGAAGCTTACCTGCGGGCTGTTCCTGACTTTGATCAAAATATTAAAGAATGTAACTGGGTAAAAACTTTCACTCCTGGAGAAATTAGTGCCAGAATTTCCGGTGTTGGTAATGTCAAAGACATGATTATCGAAACTCTCTCACCTTTTAAAAGTGTCAAAACTCTCAAAATTATTGGTGATAAAGGCACTAAAATTCTCGCAGGTGAAGAAGTCAGAACTGCACTCAGAATTAAAAGTACCCGTTTTGTTGTTAATAAAGATGCAAATGGTGGTTTTGTCCTGCAAGGATTAGGTTTTGGCCATGGTTTAGGAATGAGTCAATGGGGAGCTTATGAACTGGCAAAACGTGGAGCAAATCACCTACAAATTTTAGGCTATTACTATCAAGGTGTAGCCCTCACACCCATTCAAGCAAGATAG
- a CDS encoding polysaccharide biosynthesis tyrosine autokinase, translating into MATNAIILQKLLTKFTYSVVDIKKITSIILYYRWLILGVSCAVMSATSLLAITTKPTYQSYMQILVSYNSDELSPANQREKTKKDLNKPQLSSIDYSSQMKLMLNGKLVQKAVNLLHTDYPKMTVEDIYSNSQIDKISSLQPTQLPADSEVNQNSNQIFLLSFTDKDPLRTKRVLQALEKVYKDYNSYQKDQRINQGLVFVNNHLPQLQKDVLKAEKKLENFRKQNNLIDPVLQSQILVQSLADIQKQRQKTRAQLQDVQAQHNSLEQAIASSNQNKANINDSFQSSEYQSLISEFNQTEKALTQARMFYTEKHPIIQQLEQKQEIIITLLQSQIQAITINSKSKISEQRVPKPENDLTQLKMTALGLIAHDRDLVKSEQEIRSLLRTYPSLITEYNNLVANVEIYRKTLQQLVQVQHSLGVKISQEGFNWQILEEPALGIHIGNLRWLLIIGGVVIGPILGLATALFWEKCNHVIFYTQDLQSLTNVQLLGSIPRLGKYQNTWKRQLQSMVRDKSKNVDISNQETIKNLPNHETLDIIYQNIQRLNNSLNLKSLMLTSALPGEGKTTLALGLGASAARMHQRVLVIDANLRSPSLHKTLGLTNDWGLSLLLVDDINTSFRNYIQPIHPAIDILTAGPVPEDAVNLLSSERMQELMDLFTQNYDLVLIDAPSVLDTVDGRIVASLCNGIVMVGRIGKVTPNKLMEATEILSKLNLIGIIGNEVYDFPQILTP; encoded by the coding sequence ATGGCTACAAATGCGATAATTTTGCAAAAATTGCTGACTAAGTTTACATATAGCGTAGTTGATATTAAAAAAATAACTTCAATTATACTTTACTATCGTTGGCTTATACTAGGGGTTTCCTGTGCAGTCATGTCAGCAACAAGCCTTTTAGCTATCACTACTAAACCAACTTATCAAAGCTATATGCAAATATTGGTAAGTTATAATTCAGATGAATTATCACCAGCTAATCAGAGAGAAAAGACGAAAAAAGACTTAAATAAACCGCAGTTATCATCCATTGACTACAGTAGTCAAATGAAATTAATGCTGAATGGTAAATTAGTACAGAAAGCTGTAAATTTACTCCATACTGATTATCCGAAAATGACTGTAGAAGATATTTATAGTAACAGCCAAATTGATAAAATTTCATCTTTACAACCAACTCAGTTACCAGCGGATTCAGAAGTTAATCAGAATTCAAACCAAATATTTTTGCTCTCTTTTACAGACAAAGATCCTCTGAGGACTAAAAGAGTATTACAAGCTTTAGAAAAAGTATATAAAGATTATAACAGCTATCAAAAAGATCAGCGGATTAATCAAGGTTTAGTTTTTGTTAATAACCATCTACCACAACTGCAAAAGGATGTATTAAAAGCTGAGAAAAAGCTGGAAAACTTTCGTAAACAGAATAATTTAATTGATCCAGTTTTACAAAGTCAAATTTTAGTCCAGTCTTTAGCAGATATTCAAAAACAGCGGCAAAAAACTCGCGCTCAACTACAAGACGTACAGGCTCAACATAACAGCCTAGAACAAGCAATTGCCTCTTCTAATCAAAATAAAGCAAATATTAATGATTCCTTTCAATCTAGCGAATATCAAAGCTTAATTAGTGAATTTAACCAAACAGAAAAAGCATTAACACAAGCTCGGATGTTTTACACAGAAAAACATCCAATCATTCAACAATTGGAACAGAAACAGGAAATTATTATCACCCTATTACAAAGTCAAATTCAAGCTATTACTATCAATAGTAAATCAAAAATATCAGAACAAAGAGTACCTAAGCCAGAGAATGATTTAACTCAATTAAAAATGACTGCATTAGGACTAATTGCTCATGATCGTGATTTAGTAAAATCTGAACAAGAAATTCGTTCCTTGCTGCGTACATACCCAAGTTTAATTACAGAGTACAACAATTTAGTTGCAAATGTAGAAATTTATCGCAAGACATTACAACAACTAGTTCAAGTGCAACATTCATTAGGTGTTAAAATTTCTCAAGAAGGTTTTAATTGGCAAATTTTAGAAGAACCTGCTCTGGGAATACATATAGGGAATTTGCGCTGGTTACTAATTATTGGAGGAGTAGTAATTGGTCCAATATTGGGTTTAGCAACAGCTTTATTTTGGGAAAAATGTAATCATGTAATTTTTTATACTCAAGACTTGCAAAGTCTCACCAATGTTCAGTTACTAGGGTCAATACCAAGATTAGGAAAATATCAAAATACTTGGAAAAGACAACTCCAATCTATGGTCAGAGATAAATCTAAAAATGTAGATATTTCTAATCAGGAAACTATCAAAAATTTACCTAATCATGAAACCTTAGATATTATTTACCAGAATATTCAAAGATTAAATAATTCTCTGAATTTAAAATCATTAATGTTGACTTCTGCACTACCAGGAGAAGGAAAAACAACTTTAGCTTTAGGGTTGGGAGCTAGTGCGGCTCGAATGCACCAACGAGTATTAGTAATTGATGCTAATTTGCGTTCTCCCAGTTTACATAAAACTCTAGGACTTACCAATGATTGGGGTTTATCTTTATTACTTGTTGATGATATCAATACATCATTTCGTAATTATATTCAGCCCATTCATCCAGCAATTGATATTTTGACTGCGGGTCCCGTACCAGAGGATGCGGTAAATTTGCTTAGTTCTGAGCGAATGCAAGAATTAATGGATTTATTTACCCAAAATTATGATTTAGTATTAATAGATGCGCCCTCTGTTTTAGATACAGTTGATGGTAGAATTGTGGCTTCTTTGTGTAATGGGATTGTAATGGTAGGACGCATTGGTAAAGTTACCCCCAATAAATTGATGGAAGCTACAGAAATTTTAAGCAAGTTAAATTTAATTGGTATTATTGGTAATGAAGTTTATGATTTTCCTCAAATATTGACACCTTGA
- the nfi gene encoding deoxyribonuclease V produces the protein MEIHKPHHWPSSIKEAEAIQESLRNQVITTDQLPETIQYVAGVDMGFLEDGKISRAAVAVLSFPDLQIVETSIAYQPTTFPYIPGFLSFREIPPVLDALEKLKTIPDIILCDGQGIAHPRRLGIASHLGLLIDLPTIGVAKSLFIGEYEELPPTKGSWKPLIHKQETIGAVLRTRTGVKPVYVSSGHLISLPTAIEYVLRCTPKYRLPETTRIADKLASAR, from the coding sequence ATGGAAATTCACAAGCCTCATCATTGGCCTTCTAGCATAAAAGAAGCTGAAGCGATTCAAGAAAGCCTGCGAAATCAAGTAATTACCACAGATCAACTTCCAGAAACTATTCAGTATGTTGCCGGAGTAGACATGGGATTTTTGGAAGATGGCAAAATCAGCCGTGCAGCAGTAGCAGTGCTAAGTTTTCCAGATTTACAAATAGTAGAAACTAGTATCGCATATCAGCCTACCACCTTTCCTTACATTCCTGGTTTTCTCTCTTTTCGAGAAATTCCTCCTGTTCTTGATGCTTTAGAAAAGCTCAAGACAATACCAGATATCATTTTATGTGATGGACAAGGCATAGCTCATCCTCGTCGGTTGGGGATTGCTTCCCATTTGGGTTTATTAATAGATTTACCAACAATTGGTGTAGCTAAATCTTTATTTATTGGTGAATATGAAGAATTACCACCAACAAAAGGTAGCTGGAAACCACTCATACATAAACAGGAAACCATAGGTGCAGTTTTAAGAACACGCACAGGAGTAAAACCAGTTTATGTCTCTAGTGGTCATCTGATTAGCTTGCCAACAGCAATTGAATATGTATTACGCTGTACACCAAAATATCGCTTACCAGAAACTACCCGCATTGCTGATAAATTAGCATCTGCAAGATAA
- the rpsO gene encoding 30S ribosomal protein S15 — protein sequence MALTQQRKQELISGYQVHETDTGSADVQVAMLTDRINRLSQHLQANKKDHSSRRGLLKMIGQRKRLLAYIQAGSQEKYRALITRLGIRG from the coding sequence ATGGCTCTGACGCAACAGCGCAAACAAGAACTAATCTCTGGCTACCAAGTTCACGAAACCGACACTGGTTCGGCTGATGTTCAAGTAGCAATGCTCACTGACCGCATTAACCGCCTCAGTCAACATTTGCAAGCTAACAAAAAAGACCACTCCTCCCGGAGAGGATTGTTGAAGATGATTGGACAAAGAAAGCGTCTTCTAGCTTATATCCAAGCAGGTAGTCAGGAAAAATACAGAGCTTTAATTACTCGTCTCGGTATTCGCGGTTAG
- a CDS encoding PAM68 family protein: protein MAGEESERSKLPFEPSKKRPKPAKAISQPVIKTAETPEKPQQQRRYSKQEMAIPEVVSQRMIRRVAGFCGIPTVLGISSLVVSYLLVTFAHIELPPIAVLLVNMGLFGLGVVGITYGVLSASWDEERPGTILGADEFSTNWGRMTEVWRDTQKKNV from the coding sequence ATGGCTGGTGAAGAATCAGAACGGAGTAAATTGCCTTTTGAACCAAGCAAAAAGCGTCCAAAACCCGCTAAAGCTATTAGTCAGCCCGTAATTAAGACCGCAGAAACTCCAGAAAAACCACAACAGCAACGCCGTTATTCTAAACAAGAAATGGCGATTCCTGAAGTAGTTAGCCAACGCATGATTCGTCGAGTGGCTGGTTTTTGCGGTATCCCCACAGTTTTAGGAATTTCTAGTTTGGTAGTCAGCTATCTGCTAGTCACCTTTGCTCATATCGAACTTCCTCCTATTGCCGTTTTATTGGTGAATATGGGATTGTTTGGTTTAGGAGTAGTGGGAATTACCTATGGTGTTCTTTCTGCTTCTTGGGATGAAGAAAGACCGGGAACTATTCTAGGTGCTGATGAATTTAGCACTAACTGGGGCAGGATGACCGAAGTTTGGCGCGATACCCAGAAAAAGAACGTCTAA